The Eublepharis macularius isolate TG4126 chromosome 7, MPM_Emac_v1.0, whole genome shotgun sequence sequence GCTTAGGATGCTGTAAAAGGTCTCTTCTGCCATCTTCTCAGCAATCTTGTGAAGTAGGTCATGCTAAGTGGGAGTAAGTAGCCCAAAGTTACCAAGTGGCAGAGTGGGTGGAGACTTGAACCATGGTCTCCATGTTTGTAATCCGGATTCTAACCAGTACACTATCCTGGGAAAGAAATGGTAAATCACCCTGTGGAATTCCAAGGTTGTAATTTGTCCTGAGGGTCTTTCCTGGCTTTTGTTTTAATGCCGTTATTGCAGGGAATCcagatgtgttttcccaaagTTGTAAGGAAACTGCATCTGACCTCTGGTGACACTTTGTATCTTTGTAGAAGAGCAAATGCTAAAGCATGGCTACCCAGCTTATACCACGTCATGTGCCTGGCTTGGCTATACGGATCAGCAACTTAAACAGGTTGGGCTCTTCCATCATCTCATTTAGACCTCTCCTTTGATTTCAGTGTGGAAACACTTAGCAAATATAACTGGTTCAGTTGCTAGCAAGTTCAATTTTAAACTGACATTGTCAGATACTGCCTGATTTGGTATGCATATTGGTTAGTATTCTGTAAACTAGTTTAAACATAACCATGGTAGTTGTGTAAGGGATAGGGCCTGGGACCAAGCCTCAGAATTAGATTTCTTCCTACAGCACTGGtgctacataaaataaaataccttTTAACAGCTTAACAAATACAGCTGAAAGTTTTGATCAAATGGCTGTTTTCACTTAGTATATATCTATATAACTGATGTAACTTTCTTCGCAGCTGTGTACTGAAGCGCTGAAGGATGGTTGGACCAGGTATAAAACAGTTCTTGTACTGAATGCTTCACTtcttagatgatgatgatgataacaacaataacaataacaactgtgcttatataccgctcttctagacagattagtgcctcacccagagcggtgaacaagttagtgttattattatccccacaatacagctggggagctggggctgagaggagtggcttacccaaggccacctactgagctcatggtagtagtgggattcaaaccagtaaagtgctgattcacagacaaaccacttaatcactgtgctacagcagcttttctGCAGATATGCAAGAAATGTATGACAGGAAAGGCTGGGTTTGCAAGGAAAAGTGCTGGGGGGGGGTACACTCAGGACTAGTGCTACTGGCCTGTTGTACCAATGCTACTGTGTGAACATACATTCAGGTGCATGTGCACACTTatcctggaggggagggtttgggttATTTCAGATCACAGCTCCGGATAAGGCTTCTGTCAAAGCCTTATCCATCACTCATTGAAATTGGGTACATCCAATGAGCAATAAATGCAACAAGCCATGTTCATTGATATCAACCCTTGAGAAAGCATAAAGCATGAAACGGGGGACTAGTGATCTGTTGGGTGGTGCCACAGCCAGCGGCGTCCCACAGGCAGAGCTGTGATCTGAAATATAAAAGCAGTTCATTACACAGAGCTGATAAATCGCTAAAAGACTACCACTTACCTCTATCCATTGGGAGCCTCGGGTGGATCATCATCCTTGAGCCTGCAAAAAAGAACAATAAGCATAGATATAAGAACCCACACGGACTGTACCTTTAAGAATTGTATTTGTAGTTTAAATGGTGATGTGAAGCATTGAATGGTGATGAGTTCATTTGTACTCTATTGGATTGTCATGTATTGTATGAATTATTACTGTTTATAGTTGTATTTATTACACTGTATTCACTTAACACTTTGAACACTTGTTAAATAGACTCTTTAAGGTTATTTGAGAACTTGATCAATTTCTGGTGGGAGAATCTTGGTTTAGCTGAAAtcacactgaagtcaatgggacttCTATACCGGTATATTCACTTGAAATATTTTTCAAATCCTGTAGTCCAGAATGGGCTTCATCTTGAAAAAAGCTCTATGCTCAATCTGAACCGAGTCCAAGTTTGTTTTAGGTGAACACGTTCCAAATCCTAGGAAAGCACACCcgtcagtattttttaaaatgctttttaaaatgggatAGTGTTAGGACTTAATGATCAAACAAAAACATGATCATGTGTAATGCTCTCCAGTCCCATGAAGTTGATCATAGAGAGTAAACCATTGTTGTCAacattttatacatttttgaataatttgtaCATTTCATTGCAAATGTGTCTCTAGGTTCAAAGTGAAAGTTGGAGCAAATCTCCAGGATGACATTCGGAGATGCAAACTTGTTAGAGAAATGATTGGGCCTGAAAATATACtggtatatacatatacataaatTAATCCAAGGTTCCATTTTGATATAAATATATGTTGTGTGTTAATTAGTTACTGAGTTGAGACCTGTATTTAGCTTTGCTTTAGAATATGCATGCCTGGCTTGGGGCAGCCTGGTGGCCATATCAAGTCTGCTGACCATTTCATGAACCTCTGTTTTCATTCAAAGGGCTTTTCTTTGTTCTTCTGATGGCTGGTTAATCCAGGATTACTGTACTTATGATGCAGTGTAAATGCATTACTAACAATTATCAGGGGCTTGCATGGAAATACCATTTGCTTATGTATGATAGTCACTTTTTAACATACTCTAGGAATGCATATATAATATCTTAAAGGAAACTCAGCATCCTGACTTCAAGAAGTGAACATTTGGATTAACGAACAGTTAGAGCAAAATGGAACCTTTAACTCTTTTCTTATTGGTAGTGTAAGACTTGCGGTTCCTGGTTAAAATGTTGTGGAAGAACATAACAAATATGTGATATGATAGCcattattttttcagcttttataACAAGTTAACAAGAGTCCTTTATATGTCACAACTAATTAGAGCTTTGGTTTACTAAAATGGTTCATTCTCATAGTTGATTGCATTGCTTTTccttattttattggattttagcAAATGTTGGCTAGCAGATATTACAAGGTCAGATTGTTTCGCAACTCAGCGGAAAGATGCTAGATTGCCTCATAAGAAGAGCTTGGCTCATATTCTTGATGCTTTCCATCTTTCTCAAATCAACATTATGGTTGTTATAGCAATGCACTCAATAGCATTACAGAATGAATTCAATCTGTAACTGTTCTCAGATGCTGGATGCTAACCAGCGATGGGAAGTGGAAGAAGCCATAGAGTGGGTTGCTAAACTAGCTGAATTCAAGCCACTATGGATTGAGGAACCAACTTCCCCTGATGATATCCTTGGGCACGCAACCATTTCTAAGGTTAGAGGTCTTGTTTTTGTCTCAGTATGATGGCAGAGTTGCTGTACCAGAGAACTAGGATGATTTATAGATGAGGGAGCAATCCTTAGAGAGCTCAAAACTCAGGCTGAATAAGTTGTCAGAAGTCATTAAAACATGCttgccacaggatcctgtcacaTACGCAGTATGAATTCCATTAAATTTAAATGAGTAACATATTTTTGAAGCCTTTAATAAAAGCTGAAAGACTAATATTGGCATGTGCAAGCCAACCAGCAATGATCCCAAAATGTATGTGACTCATCCACTTTTTAGCGTGTTTGGATTAAACTTCAAATTATATTAGAAATATTGTACTAGCCAAGGATTTGTGATCAAAACTTATTAGCACGCCAGTGGGCCCACATGTATATTGTAGCCAAAGTCTAGCATGGAGTTAGGTGTCCTTAAGCTccagtgatttcagtgggacttctATGTGCATAAATAACTGCTCTGAGTTGTGATTTAAGTGTGTTCTTGATGGCAGCACACACCCATTTATGTAACTCTTCACACTTAATTGATTAAGCACAAAAAAAACACACCACCCTAACCCTTAAATAGTTTCCCTTCAGTTTTCTGCTAATTTTATAATAGTCATGGAAACATAATGTTTTGGCTTTCCACAGTGAATAACTGCACTGGGGAAAACTCAGAAAATTGTGCCCTTTCATGAACTTTCTTTCATTGTAGGCTTTGGCACCATTAGGAATTGGTGTTGCAACAGGAGAACAAGTAAGTGGATTTACTTACCCATTCTTTATTATAGCATGATATTTTGGAAGAATACAGTGACTGTTCATGGGAATGTGGTATTAGTAATCATTTCATACCTGCTCATCTCAGCTcttctgcacacacacatttaattGGACAATATAGCAAAGTTTTGTTGAGTGCTGACCATTAGAGGACATTGTTACTTTCATGATTCCACGAAATCAAAGGAAAACGTGAATtcaaattcatttatttttaatattagtGCTGCCATGTTAGTCCAGAAAAGAATCCAGCCATGTAGTTCCAGGCATGCCTTCCCATGGCATGGTAAAATTCTTCATGCAGAGTGCTCATTGGTAGTGATCTTCTGCTCTTCTGCCTGCTATCTCTCAGTTATAAAGTCAATTGGTATAATCTTTACATCTCATAAGAAGATATGCTGCTAAACAGACACAAATGTATGGCTGCCATGCAATGGCTAAATTGGAATTGATGATTTTTCAGAATGTTTTTCAGTGACTCTGAATACAGCCATGTGGAAAAAGGCTAGTGTGAACTGGGCTATACACAGGGAAGCCAGTAGTTGCCTCTGTGGTCATTGCTGGAAAATGTACATCTACTGTAATTCAAGTGCCTTCTCCCCATATATACAGATTGCTCTCATGCAATCATGTACTTGCATACGTGATAGTATAGAGGAGACATTGACAGGATTCTTTAATGGTGTGTATGCTGCATAAAAAGTTGGAAGGATTTGTATAATGTCCATATGGTCTATTCAAGTGATATTTCCTGCttctgacccccaccccaccccaccccactgtaCAAAATACAATAGGAGCATATCTCAGGCCTTCATATTCTCTGCAGCATGCACAAAGTAAATATATATATCACTTTTGTATCATGTTCCCCTAGTTTGCTACACGTATCCACAAGGTACATCATATCTCCTTATGATATGATGCTATGATGATACATTCTGATCTTTGATGTTATATTGAACATGAGAATTGGCAAATCTTGAAAACTGAgtgcttgttttctttttctgcagtGCCATAACAGAGTGATATTTAAGCAGCTCCTTCAGGCTCAGGCCCTAAGCTTTGTCCAAGTGGATAGCTGCAGGCTGGGTAGTGTCAATGAAAACCTGTCTGTGTTTTTGATGGCCAAGAAGTTTCAAAGTAAGGCTCTGAAAAAACTGCAGTACCACTAAAAACCTCTCTTTTCTAGGACAGTCATGTTAGTTCATGATTTTTATAAGTTGCTTTATTTTATATGACCTGTTATGGCCAATGTACATTGTAGTTGGAGAGCTGAAGTTTTTTTCAgcaaacttcttttttaaaagacaggaatGTGATGCATGAATATATGCAAGTATATAATTGTACATTCCTAATAGTTTGGTCTTTTTTTTCATCAGTGACTATGATCTTGGtatcatgttttatttatttatttcagtccCTGTTTGTCCTCATGCTGGAGGAGTTGGACTTTGTGAGTTGGTGCAACACTTGATAATATTTGACTACATTTCAATATCTGGTAGCCTTAAGAATAGGTTTGTAATTTCTCAATTTCTCCTACATTGCAATACAGTCCCAATCAAAAGTTTTGATATTTAGAATCCAAGTctagggctgattctgcacacgttggataatgcactttcaatgcactttagctatcgtttggaagtggattttttgtttcacactcgaaaaatgatctctaaagaggattggaagtgcactatccaatgtgtgcagaatcagccaaggTTTTGTTGAGGAAAACCAAATTTTTCTGTAACTAAATGCATTCAGGATAAagctctgctgttccctgccATAACTGAAACAGTGTTATTTAGTTATTAATGTTGTACTGAAACGAGGAAGATTCCAATTCATATCTCCGCTCAGTCAGTTACCTTGCGCtagtcattttctctaggagtGTGCAGTTCAGTTTGGAATTCATATTAAAATACCACATTTAGGCTGATTTGGTGGAATCTGGGTATTTCAAATAAAAAATCAGGTATCTTGAAATATTGCCAGATTTTCaaaaaaaatagtaaaatttggccattgttttctatggcaAAATCACTCTTGGAACTATGTAGTGGGCTAGAGGGgtaatttttcaaccaaacttcaccaaatttggtggGAATCTACTATTGACTATTCTCTAAACccaccaagtttcatgaagactggacccaaagaaggtgccctcatccattctccattattccctatggggagtATTTGGGGGGTGACATTTTCcctgcaaactccaccaaatcgtcaggggacctactcctgactgtcctctaaagacccccaagtttttAGAAGATTGGACCCAGAGGGCCCATTCTACGAGCCCCTGAAAAGGTGCCCCCAGTTACTCCATTggttcctatggggaaaaaagtcaaagctgactcccatcgcagaaacacactggggcaagactGCCATGGTCAAGGCACACTCCCAGATGCAAGCTGatctcatcccagagaaagcccaagagaatcaaactgaagcacaggaacctgcagaaccaaagtgaaggaaagagaccaacatcacatcaaagaatcatatccattccacccaaaccaaactgttgcaatttagcccaacagaaccagtgccaTTCACAGTAGCCAgacgctgggttcagccagtgggggaaacaccacagaacactAAGCTGcacacaagcacaaggcattcccctTGTGCTTCCCAGAGTGATtgtcccatagaaaacaatggctgggTTTTTCAGAAATACCCAAATCGAATTAGAGACTCAATTCAGAATTTGGGGGATTCTGAATTTTTTCCTCAGATTTAGtaaaaaaacagatttaccagtgaggtttttttggtgcacacctctTAATTCTCTCACCCTAGTCAAACCAACCACACCAGtttgttgtgagtataaagtaGTGAAGGGAAGAATTACATATGCAGCACCAAGGTTGTTGAAGAAAGGGTGAGGAAAAGTTTTCATCTGCTGTAAACTCTGGATGCTTATAGCAGGCATTCAGTGATGAAGGTGGGAAACTATACAAACCGTGAACATACTATTTGTCTTCACCTATAGGATGTGTGAATACATGGACCATCTACATGAACATTTCAAGAATCCTGTTGTAATCGTGAATGCATCCTATATACCACCCCAGGTATTGCTGGCATGGGCTTGTAACATAAGATTTCCCTATGAACACCTAGTAAGGAAGGAGCAAAAAGGAGAGCCAGATACTTAACACACAGCATGTACAAGTCTTTCTCTTGGGTCTGTTTTAAAATTGGTACTCCACGCCATTTTCTTCCAGTCCTTCAGAAGTTTCTATAGGTTTTTGGATTAGATTTTGCTTTTAAGCACTGTTTTCTGGTATTTTCCAAAACCACAGTGTTTAGCCATGTTGTATTTATAGACAAAACAGTTGAAGTGGCGGTTCTCTTTCAAAATTACTGTAGTGTTAAATTGTTTTGTCGTTAGCATCAATCAATACATCCAGGCTAAGTAATATGAACCAAAATGCAATGTTGGCACAGTACTTATATTTAGCAAAAACTGCTGCAAATTAATGGAAGTCCATTTGCATCTCTTTCACCTTAAATTAAGTTGGCTTAAATCTGCCTAAAGCCCTAGGTCAGAACAGTGACAGAAGATATGGTATTTAAGGTACTCATGGCTGTAATTGTATGCACTAGGATTGGACTGCATGGTTATGTTGTGGAGGTCTTTGTGTTCTGTTCTTTGGAATTAATGTAATATGGTAATTATCTACCTGAGTTTCAAGAGGAagagttaaaaaaaatatatggactAAAGTGACTTTTTCCATTTGAAGTATCACCCTCCTGGGCCATTGCTCTTGGCTTCAATACATTGTGGGGAGGCTTGTGTGACTTCTAATCATTGCTAGTTTGCTAATTTGGATTTTGAGGTTCATCTGGTCTCTGTAGGCTCAGGAAATTGGCTTTCTGAAAACAAAATGACATAGAATGCAAAGGTTTGTAAATGGGGAAATTAAATTTAGTGGAAATATTTTCTATTCAGCTGATTAAACTTTTTGGCTGCCTTTGCTGTTTCACCACATACAATTCTTGAAGGAGCAGTCTCCAAGATCTACTGCAGAACAAAATACTCTTCTGGGAAAGCACAAATTTCTTGTTCTAGCTGTGATAATATGTTTAAATTCAAATTGTTTTTCCATTCATATAAGGCAGCTGGATATTCCACTGAAATGAAAGACGATTCAGTAAGGAAGTATCAGTTTCCACAAGGAGAAGTATGGCAGAAGCTCCTGTCTGAACGTAACATACAGCTGAAATAGACTTAATTTTTAAGCAGAAGATCAAATGCCCCTGAGCTGTTTTGCAACCGCAAATCGTTGTTTTTGCTGAACTATGTGAGGATTTCAGATTCAAAAGATACGTTTTACGTAAGCTggggaaatctttctgaaaccaaaATAAATTGCCTTCCTAATGGTACAATTTTTGATTAGTTCAAgaataggtaaaaaggtaaaggtagtcccctgtgcaagcaccgagtcattactgacccctggtgggatgtcgcatcatgacgttttcttggcagactttttacgaggtggtttgccattgccttctccagtcatctacactttacccccaggaaacagggtactcattttacttaccccagaaggatagaaggctaagtcaaccttgagctggctatctgaacctggcttctgccaggatcgaactcaggttatgagcagagcttgggctgcagtactacagcttgcCACGGGGCTCAagaataaaaaaatcttttaatactTAAGCTTAAAAAAGTTTGTGATTTACCTTTCTTGAAGCTATTGCAAAAAATACAGGACTATATAATGAAGGATCTCTTTTTATTGTGCCTGGTTGATGCATTTGAAAGTTTCAAATAAACTATACAAATGCTGTGTACTTCATTGTCATGTATTTGAGAGCATTATCTAGGATGTTTACACTTGCAAAAAGAGGTCA is a genomic window containing:
- the ENOSF1 gene encoding mitochondrial enolase superfamily member 1 isoform X2; protein product: MSRGRITGLTVSDVRFPTSLARHGSDAMHPDPDYSAAYVVIETDAPDGLKGCGLTFTLGKGTEVVDKDLDEIISNFRGFYRQLTSDGQLRWIGPEKGAVHLATAAILNAVWDLWAKQEGKPLWKLLVDMDPKQLLSCIDFRYITDALTEEEAYTILQNGLVGKKEREEQMLKHGYPAYTTSCAWLGYTDQQLKQLCTEALKDGWTRFKVKVGANLQDDIRRCKLVREMIGPENILMLDANQRWEVEEAIEWVAKLAEFKPLWIEEPTSPDDILGHATISKALAPLGIGVATGEQCHNRVIFKQLLQAQALSFVQVDSCRLGSVNENLSVFLMAKKFQIPVCPHAGGVGLCELVQHLIIFDYISISGSLKNRMCEYMDHLHEHFKNPVVIVNASYIPPQAAGYSTEMKDDSVRKYQFPQGEVWQKLLSERNIQLK
- the ENOSF1 gene encoding mitochondrial enolase superfamily member 1 isoform X3; this encodes MSRGRITGLTVSDVRFPTSLARHGSDAMHPDPDYSAAYVVIETDAPDGLKGCGLTFTLGKGTEVVVCAVNALSIHVVDKDLDEIISNFRGFYRQLTSDGQLRWIGPEKGAVHLATAAILNAVWDLWAKQEGKPLWKLLVDMDPKQLLSCIDFRYITDALTEEEAYTILQNGLVGKKEREEQMLKHGYPAYTTSCAWLGYTDQQLKQLCTEALKDGWTRFKVKVGANLQDDIRRCKLVREMIGPENILMLDANQRWEVEEAIEWVAKLAEFKPLWIEEPTSPDDILGHATISKALAPLGIGVATGEQCHNRVIFKQLLQAQALSFVQVDSCRLGSVNENLSVFLMAKKFQIPVCPHAGGVGLCELVQHLIIFDYISISGSLKNRMCEYMDHLHEHFKNPVVIVNASYIPPQLDIPLK
- the ENOSF1 gene encoding mitochondrial enolase superfamily member 1 isoform X1, translated to MSRGRITGLTVSDVRFPTSLARHGSDAMHPDPDYSAAYVVIETDAPDGLKGCGLTFTLGKGTEVVVCAVNALSIHVVDKDLDEIISNFRGFYRQLTSDGQLRWIGPEKGAVHLATAAILNAVWDLWAKQEGKPLWKLLVDMDPKQLLSCIDFRYITDALTEEEAYTILQNGLVGKKEREEQMLKHGYPAYTTSCAWLGYTDQQLKQLCTEALKDGWTRFKVKVGANLQDDIRRCKLVREMIGPENILMLDANQRWEVEEAIEWVAKLAEFKPLWIEEPTSPDDILGHATISKALAPLGIGVATGEQCHNRVIFKQLLQAQALSFVQVDSCRLGSVNENLSVFLMAKKFQIPVCPHAGGVGLCELVQHLIIFDYISISGSLKNRMCEYMDHLHEHFKNPVVIVNASYIPPQAAGYSTEMKDDSVRKYQFPQGEVWQKLLSERNIQLK